A genomic window from Betta splendens chromosome 17, fBetSpl5.4, whole genome shotgun sequence includes:
- the tox4a gene encoding TOX high mobility group box family member 4-A isoform X2: MDLNFYSDLSSGCAQNADSEFLDNQAYGGYPEDNKFSEGSESYLSISGPGHPFLSAEVITFHTPSLGDEVFEIPPISLDPNPSLSISDAVSHFELIDGSDDTVGHSDSRGLVSNLVVESNDPSFASTFVNSGSQVLEQLSLGTMDQAGGGALLSSSVLELGSSSRSCFNSSSPMTIDVQLGDMGHGLLGSSQLSTINQTELTLGLGGENIRHHSEALEQPLSATPSPVGSLQDEDMDDFKRSVLVDYPMSISSSSVLSHMPSHPASPMSFSPTTARRGGIKSATLTSVTAAIGAKKGKKKKDPNEPQKPVSAYALFFRDTQAAIKGQNPNASFGEVSKIVASMWDSLAEEQKQVYKRKTEAAKKEYLKALASYKANQLSQLSTEEMGTAPSPPPSAVNPTPAAFSSSGHQAFHPANSLEENTITNICASNIILDVPEMTTRSRTGTNKTALVPAQTIAKIIISKHMLQTGGQVVTVLPGGVNTLQPTLVVSGTSRQPPPLQQMQSAPPPPRLQQMAPAPPPLQAKPRKESTTAGLSMSVTATPPPPLQIKIVPGSLLRAEALPIIVPTTAAGSSTATLSAESAPMSAQVVNADDVPGNPDEDEVTEVLPSEEDEVNESCDFGTRSVCARAGCSNPAVESKDWDKEYCSNECVATHCRDIFKAWCSIRSQAVGTVK, encoded by the exons ATGGACCTTAATTTTTACTCGGACCTCTCGAGTGGATGTGCTCAAAATGCTGATTCGGAGTTCTTGGACAACCAAGCATATGGTGGATACCCCGAAGACAACAAG ttttcagaAGGCAGCGAAAGTTATCTCTCCATCAGTGGACCCGGCCATCCTTTTTTGTCTGCTGAGGTGATT ACATTCCATACTCCCAGCCTCGGAGATGAGGTTTTTGAGATTCCCCCCATCTCCCTTGATCCAAACCCATCTCTGAGCATCAGTGATGCAGTTTCTCACTTTGAGCTAATAGATGGATCAGATGACACTGTGGGACATTCAGACTCCCGTGGCCTTGTTAGTAACCTGGTAGTTGAGTCCAATgacccttcctttgcttccacATTTGTCAACTCTGGGTCTCAAGtcctggagcagctcagcctggGGACAATGGACCAGGCTGGAGGGGGAGCCCTGCTTAGCTCTTCTGTTTTG GAACTGGGGAGTTCCAGTCGCTCATGTTTCAATAGTTCATCCCCCATGACAATTGACGTCCAACTTGGTGACATGGGTCATGGTCTTTTGGGAAGCAGTCAACTGAGTACAATTAATCAGACAGAGTTAACATTGGGCCTTGGGGGTGAAAATATAAGACATCACTCTGAGGCACTTGAACAGCCGTTGTCAGCAACACCATCTCCAGTTGGTTCCCTGCAGGATGAGGATATGGATGACTTCAAG AGGAGTGTACTGGTAGACTACCCAATGTCTATTTCGTCTTCATCTGTCCTCTCCCACATGCCCTCTCATCCAGCTTCCCCAATGTCTTTCTCCCCAACTACAGCCAGGAGAGGTGGGATTAAGTCAGCCACACTTACCTCAGTGACTGCGGCAATAGGtgcaaaaaaaggaaagaagaaaaaagatcCAAATGAACCACAGAAGCCTGTTTCGGCATATGCTCTTTTTTTTagagacacacaagcagccatTAAAGGTCAAAACCCTAATGCCTCTTTTGGTGAAGTGTCAAAGATAGTTGCATCTATGTGGGACAGCCTGGCTGAGGAACAGAAACAG GTGTACAAGAGAAAGACAGAAGCGGCCAAAAAGGAATATTTAAAAGCACTGGCATCTTATAAAGCCAACCAGCTCTCACAG CTTTCCACTGAAGAGATGGGCACGGCACCGTCACCACCTCCATCTGCAGTCAACCCAACACCTGCAGCCTTTTCCTCTTCTGGTCACCAGGCCTTCCACCCAGCTAATAGCCTTGAAGAGAACACAATCACCAACATCTGTGCCTCCAACATCATCCTGGACGTCCCAGAGATGACTACACGTTCTCgcacaggaacaaacaaaaccGCACTTGTTCCAGCACAAACTATTGCGAAGATCATAATTTCAAAGCACATGTTGCAGACAGGGGGTCAGGTGGTGACTGTCTTACCAGGAGGGGTCAACACTTTGCAGCCTACACTGGTTGTGTCAGGCACCTCTCGCCAGCCACCTCCGttgcagcagatgcagagtGCACCTCCTCCACCAAGACTCCAGCAAAtggcaccagcaccaccaccctTACAGGCCAAGCCTCGCAAGGAAAGCACCACGGCAGGCCTTTCTATGTCTGTcactgctactcctccacctccactgcagATAAAAATTGTTCCAGGTTCTCTGCTGCGTGCAGAGGCCTTGCCAATTATTGTCCCAACTACAGCAGCTGGTTCATCTACTGCAACTTTATCTGCAGAATCTGCACCAATGTCTGCGCAGGTGGTGAATGCTGACGATGTGCCAGGCAATCCAGATGAGGATGAAGTTACAGAAGTGCTACCTTCAGAGGAG GACGAAGTGAATGAGTCCTGTGATTTTGGAACTAGAAGTGTGTGTGCAAGGGCAGGATGCAGCAACCCAGCCGTTGAGAGTAAAGACTGGGACAAAGAGTACTGCAGCAACGAATGTGTGGCCACTCATTGCAG aGACATATTCAAAGCATGGTGCTCGATTAGGAGTCAGGCTGTTGGAACAGTGAAGTAA
- the tox4a gene encoding TOX high mobility group box family member 4-A isoform X5, which yields MTLPLLPHLSTLGLKSWSSSAWGQWTRLEGEPCLALLFCCCIFLSLQELGSSSRSCFNSSSPMTIDVQLGDMGHGLLGSSQLSTINQTELTLGLGGENIRHHSEALEQPLSATPSPVGSLQDEDMDDFKRSVLVDYPMSISSSSVLSHMPSHPASPMSFSPTTARRGGIKSATLTSVTAAIGAKKGKKKKDPNEPQKPVSAYALFFRDTQAAIKGQNPNASFGEVSKIVASMWDSLAEEQKQVYKRKTEAAKKEYLKALASYKANQLSQLSTEEMGTAPSPPPSAVNPTPAAFSSSGHQAFHPANSLEENTITNICASNIILDVPEMTTRSRTGTNKTALVPAQTIAKIIISKHMLQTGGQVVTVLPGGVNTLQPTLVVSGTSRQPPPLQQMQSAPPPPRLQQMAPAPPPLQAKPRKESTTAGLSMSVTATPPPPLQIKIVPGSLLRAEALPIIVPTTAAGSSTATLSAESAPMSAQVVNADDVPGNPDEDEVTEVLPSEEDEVNESCDFGTRSVCARAGCSNPAVESKDWDKEYCSNECVATHCRDIFKAWCSIRSQAVGTVK from the exons ATgacccttcctttgcttccacATTTGTCAACTCTGGGTCTCAAGtcctggagcagctcagcctggGGACAATGGACCAGGCTGGAGGGGGAGCCCTGCTTAGCTCTTCTGTTTTG TTGTTGCATTTTCCTTTCCCTGCAGGAACTGGGGAGTTCCAGTCGCTCATGTTTCAATAGTTCATCCCCCATGACAATTGACGTCCAACTTGGTGACATGGGTCATGGTCTTTTGGGAAGCAGTCAACTGAGTACAATTAATCAGACAGAGTTAACATTGGGCCTTGGGGGTGAAAATATAAGACATCACTCTGAGGCACTTGAACAGCCGTTGTCAGCAACACCATCTCCAGTTGGTTCCCTGCAGGATGAGGATATGGATGACTTCAAG AGGAGTGTACTGGTAGACTACCCAATGTCTATTTCGTCTTCATCTGTCCTCTCCCACATGCCCTCTCATCCAGCTTCCCCAATGTCTTTCTCCCCAACTACAGCCAGGAGAGGTGGGATTAAGTCAGCCACACTTACCTCAGTGACTGCGGCAATAGGtgcaaaaaaaggaaagaagaaaaaagatcCAAATGAACCACAGAAGCCTGTTTCGGCATATGCTCTTTTTTTTagagacacacaagcagccatTAAAGGTCAAAACCCTAATGCCTCTTTTGGTGAAGTGTCAAAGATAGTTGCATCTATGTGGGACAGCCTGGCTGAGGAACAGAAACAG GTGTACAAGAGAAAGACAGAAGCGGCCAAAAAGGAATATTTAAAAGCACTGGCATCTTATAAAGCCAACCAGCTCTCACAG CTTTCCACTGAAGAGATGGGCACGGCACCGTCACCACCTCCATCTGCAGTCAACCCAACACCTGCAGCCTTTTCCTCTTCTGGTCACCAGGCCTTCCACCCAGCTAATAGCCTTGAAGAGAACACAATCACCAACATCTGTGCCTCCAACATCATCCTGGACGTCCCAGAGATGACTACACGTTCTCgcacaggaacaaacaaaaccGCACTTGTTCCAGCACAAACTATTGCGAAGATCATAATTTCAAAGCACATGTTGCAGACAGGGGGTCAGGTGGTGACTGTCTTACCAGGAGGGGTCAACACTTTGCAGCCTACACTGGTTGTGTCAGGCACCTCTCGCCAGCCACCTCCGttgcagcagatgcagagtGCACCTCCTCCACCAAGACTCCAGCAAAtggcaccagcaccaccaccctTACAGGCCAAGCCTCGCAAGGAAAGCACCACGGCAGGCCTTTCTATGTCTGTcactgctactcctccacctccactgcagATAAAAATTGTTCCAGGTTCTCTGCTGCGTGCAGAGGCCTTGCCAATTATTGTCCCAACTACAGCAGCTGGTTCATCTACTGCAACTTTATCTGCAGAATCTGCACCAATGTCTGCGCAGGTGGTGAATGCTGACGATGTGCCAGGCAATCCAGATGAGGATGAAGTTACAGAAGTGCTACCTTCAGAGGAG GACGAAGTGAATGAGTCCTGTGATTTTGGAACTAGAAGTGTGTGTGCAAGGGCAGGATGCAGCAACCCAGCCGTTGAGAGTAAAGACTGGGACAAAGAGTACTGCAGCAACGAATGTGTGGCCACTCATTGCAG aGACATATTCAAAGCATGGTGCTCGATTAGGAGTCAGGCTGTTGGAACAGTGAAGTAA
- the tox4a gene encoding TOX high mobility group box family member 4-A isoform X1: MDLNFYSDLSSGCAQNADSEFLDNQAYGGYPEDNKFSEGSESYLSISGPGHPFLSAEVIQTFHTPSLGDEVFEIPPISLDPNPSLSISDAVSHFELIDGSDDTVGHSDSRGLVSNLVVESNDPSFASTFVNSGSQVLEQLSLGTMDQAGGGALLSSSVLELGSSSRSCFNSSSPMTIDVQLGDMGHGLLGSSQLSTINQTELTLGLGGENIRHHSEALEQPLSATPSPVGSLQDEDMDDFKRSVLVDYPMSISSSSVLSHMPSHPASPMSFSPTTARRGGIKSATLTSVTAAIGAKKGKKKKDPNEPQKPVSAYALFFRDTQAAIKGQNPNASFGEVSKIVASMWDSLAEEQKQVYKRKTEAAKKEYLKALASYKANQLSQLSTEEMGTAPSPPPSAVNPTPAAFSSSGHQAFHPANSLEENTITNICASNIILDVPEMTTRSRTGTNKTALVPAQTIAKIIISKHMLQTGGQVVTVLPGGVNTLQPTLVVSGTSRQPPPLQQMQSAPPPPRLQQMAPAPPPLQAKPRKESTTAGLSMSVTATPPPPLQIKIVPGSLLRAEALPIIVPTTAAGSSTATLSAESAPMSAQVVNADDVPGNPDEDEVTEVLPSEEDEVNESCDFGTRSVCARAGCSNPAVESKDWDKEYCSNECVATHCRDIFKAWCSIRSQAVGTVK; this comes from the exons ATGGACCTTAATTTTTACTCGGACCTCTCGAGTGGATGTGCTCAAAATGCTGATTCGGAGTTCTTGGACAACCAAGCATATGGTGGATACCCCGAAGACAACAAG ttttcagaAGGCAGCGAAAGTTATCTCTCCATCAGTGGACCCGGCCATCCTTTTTTGTCTGCTGAGGTGATT CAGACATTCCATACTCCCAGCCTCGGAGATGAGGTTTTTGAGATTCCCCCCATCTCCCTTGATCCAAACCCATCTCTGAGCATCAGTGATGCAGTTTCTCACTTTGAGCTAATAGATGGATCAGATGACACTGTGGGACATTCAGACTCCCGTGGCCTTGTTAGTAACCTGGTAGTTGAGTCCAATgacccttcctttgcttccacATTTGTCAACTCTGGGTCTCAAGtcctggagcagctcagcctggGGACAATGGACCAGGCTGGAGGGGGAGCCCTGCTTAGCTCTTCTGTTTTG GAACTGGGGAGTTCCAGTCGCTCATGTTTCAATAGTTCATCCCCCATGACAATTGACGTCCAACTTGGTGACATGGGTCATGGTCTTTTGGGAAGCAGTCAACTGAGTACAATTAATCAGACAGAGTTAACATTGGGCCTTGGGGGTGAAAATATAAGACATCACTCTGAGGCACTTGAACAGCCGTTGTCAGCAACACCATCTCCAGTTGGTTCCCTGCAGGATGAGGATATGGATGACTTCAAG AGGAGTGTACTGGTAGACTACCCAATGTCTATTTCGTCTTCATCTGTCCTCTCCCACATGCCCTCTCATCCAGCTTCCCCAATGTCTTTCTCCCCAACTACAGCCAGGAGAGGTGGGATTAAGTCAGCCACACTTACCTCAGTGACTGCGGCAATAGGtgcaaaaaaaggaaagaagaaaaaagatcCAAATGAACCACAGAAGCCTGTTTCGGCATATGCTCTTTTTTTTagagacacacaagcagccatTAAAGGTCAAAACCCTAATGCCTCTTTTGGTGAAGTGTCAAAGATAGTTGCATCTATGTGGGACAGCCTGGCTGAGGAACAGAAACAG GTGTACAAGAGAAAGACAGAAGCGGCCAAAAAGGAATATTTAAAAGCACTGGCATCTTATAAAGCCAACCAGCTCTCACAG CTTTCCACTGAAGAGATGGGCACGGCACCGTCACCACCTCCATCTGCAGTCAACCCAACACCTGCAGCCTTTTCCTCTTCTGGTCACCAGGCCTTCCACCCAGCTAATAGCCTTGAAGAGAACACAATCACCAACATCTGTGCCTCCAACATCATCCTGGACGTCCCAGAGATGACTACACGTTCTCgcacaggaacaaacaaaaccGCACTTGTTCCAGCACAAACTATTGCGAAGATCATAATTTCAAAGCACATGTTGCAGACAGGGGGTCAGGTGGTGACTGTCTTACCAGGAGGGGTCAACACTTTGCAGCCTACACTGGTTGTGTCAGGCACCTCTCGCCAGCCACCTCCGttgcagcagatgcagagtGCACCTCCTCCACCAAGACTCCAGCAAAtggcaccagcaccaccaccctTACAGGCCAAGCCTCGCAAGGAAAGCACCACGGCAGGCCTTTCTATGTCTGTcactgctactcctccacctccactgcagATAAAAATTGTTCCAGGTTCTCTGCTGCGTGCAGAGGCCTTGCCAATTATTGTCCCAACTACAGCAGCTGGTTCATCTACTGCAACTTTATCTGCAGAATCTGCACCAATGTCTGCGCAGGTGGTGAATGCTGACGATGTGCCAGGCAATCCAGATGAGGATGAAGTTACAGAAGTGCTACCTTCAGAGGAG GACGAAGTGAATGAGTCCTGTGATTTTGGAACTAGAAGTGTGTGTGCAAGGGCAGGATGCAGCAACCCAGCCGTTGAGAGTAAAGACTGGGACAAAGAGTACTGCAGCAACGAATGTGTGGCCACTCATTGCAG aGACATATTCAAAGCATGGTGCTCGATTAGGAGTCAGGCTGTTGGAACAGTGAAGTAA
- the tox4a gene encoding TOX high mobility group box family member 4-A isoform X4: MDLNFYSDLSSGCAQNADSEFLDNQAYGGYPEDNKFSEGSESYLSISGPGHPFLSAETFHTPSLGDEVFEIPPISLDPNPSLSISDAVSHFELIDGSDDTVGHSDSRGLVSNLVVESNDPSFASTFVNSGSQVLEQLSLGTMDQAGGGALLSSSVLELGSSSRSCFNSSSPMTIDVQLGDMGHGLLGSSQLSTINQTELTLGLGGENIRHHSEALEQPLSATPSPVGSLQDEDMDDFKRSVLVDYPMSISSSSVLSHMPSHPASPMSFSPTTARRGGIKSATLTSVTAAIGAKKGKKKKDPNEPQKPVSAYALFFRDTQAAIKGQNPNASFGEVSKIVASMWDSLAEEQKQVYKRKTEAAKKEYLKALASYKANQLSQLSTEEMGTAPSPPPSAVNPTPAAFSSSGHQAFHPANSLEENTITNICASNIILDVPEMTTRSRTGTNKTALVPAQTIAKIIISKHMLQTGGQVVTVLPGGVNTLQPTLVVSGTSRQPPPLQQMQSAPPPPRLQQMAPAPPPLQAKPRKESTTAGLSMSVTATPPPPLQIKIVPGSLLRAEALPIIVPTTAAGSSTATLSAESAPMSAQVVNADDVPGNPDEDEVTEVLPSEEDEVNESCDFGTRSVCARAGCSNPAVESKDWDKEYCSNECVATHCRDIFKAWCSIRSQAVGTVK, from the exons ATGGACCTTAATTTTTACTCGGACCTCTCGAGTGGATGTGCTCAAAATGCTGATTCGGAGTTCTTGGACAACCAAGCATATGGTGGATACCCCGAAGACAACAAG ttttcagaAGGCAGCGAAAGTTATCTCTCCATCAGTGGACCCGGCCATCCTTTTTTGTCTGCTGAG ACATTCCATACTCCCAGCCTCGGAGATGAGGTTTTTGAGATTCCCCCCATCTCCCTTGATCCAAACCCATCTCTGAGCATCAGTGATGCAGTTTCTCACTTTGAGCTAATAGATGGATCAGATGACACTGTGGGACATTCAGACTCCCGTGGCCTTGTTAGTAACCTGGTAGTTGAGTCCAATgacccttcctttgcttccacATTTGTCAACTCTGGGTCTCAAGtcctggagcagctcagcctggGGACAATGGACCAGGCTGGAGGGGGAGCCCTGCTTAGCTCTTCTGTTTTG GAACTGGGGAGTTCCAGTCGCTCATGTTTCAATAGTTCATCCCCCATGACAATTGACGTCCAACTTGGTGACATGGGTCATGGTCTTTTGGGAAGCAGTCAACTGAGTACAATTAATCAGACAGAGTTAACATTGGGCCTTGGGGGTGAAAATATAAGACATCACTCTGAGGCACTTGAACAGCCGTTGTCAGCAACACCATCTCCAGTTGGTTCCCTGCAGGATGAGGATATGGATGACTTCAAG AGGAGTGTACTGGTAGACTACCCAATGTCTATTTCGTCTTCATCTGTCCTCTCCCACATGCCCTCTCATCCAGCTTCCCCAATGTCTTTCTCCCCAACTACAGCCAGGAGAGGTGGGATTAAGTCAGCCACACTTACCTCAGTGACTGCGGCAATAGGtgcaaaaaaaggaaagaagaaaaaagatcCAAATGAACCACAGAAGCCTGTTTCGGCATATGCTCTTTTTTTTagagacacacaagcagccatTAAAGGTCAAAACCCTAATGCCTCTTTTGGTGAAGTGTCAAAGATAGTTGCATCTATGTGGGACAGCCTGGCTGAGGAACAGAAACAG GTGTACAAGAGAAAGACAGAAGCGGCCAAAAAGGAATATTTAAAAGCACTGGCATCTTATAAAGCCAACCAGCTCTCACAG CTTTCCACTGAAGAGATGGGCACGGCACCGTCACCACCTCCATCTGCAGTCAACCCAACACCTGCAGCCTTTTCCTCTTCTGGTCACCAGGCCTTCCACCCAGCTAATAGCCTTGAAGAGAACACAATCACCAACATCTGTGCCTCCAACATCATCCTGGACGTCCCAGAGATGACTACACGTTCTCgcacaggaacaaacaaaaccGCACTTGTTCCAGCACAAACTATTGCGAAGATCATAATTTCAAAGCACATGTTGCAGACAGGGGGTCAGGTGGTGACTGTCTTACCAGGAGGGGTCAACACTTTGCAGCCTACACTGGTTGTGTCAGGCACCTCTCGCCAGCCACCTCCGttgcagcagatgcagagtGCACCTCCTCCACCAAGACTCCAGCAAAtggcaccagcaccaccaccctTACAGGCCAAGCCTCGCAAGGAAAGCACCACGGCAGGCCTTTCTATGTCTGTcactgctactcctccacctccactgcagATAAAAATTGTTCCAGGTTCTCTGCTGCGTGCAGAGGCCTTGCCAATTATTGTCCCAACTACAGCAGCTGGTTCATCTACTGCAACTTTATCTGCAGAATCTGCACCAATGTCTGCGCAGGTGGTGAATGCTGACGATGTGCCAGGCAATCCAGATGAGGATGAAGTTACAGAAGTGCTACCTTCAGAGGAG GACGAAGTGAATGAGTCCTGTGATTTTGGAACTAGAAGTGTGTGTGCAAGGGCAGGATGCAGCAACCCAGCCGTTGAGAGTAAAGACTGGGACAAAGAGTACTGCAGCAACGAATGTGTGGCCACTCATTGCAG aGACATATTCAAAGCATGGTGCTCGATTAGGAGTCAGGCTGTTGGAACAGTGAAGTAA
- the tox4a gene encoding TOX high mobility group box family member 4-A isoform X3, with translation MDLNFYSDLSSGCAQNADSEFLDNQAYGGYPEDNKFSEGSESYLSISGPGHPFLSAEQTFHTPSLGDEVFEIPPISLDPNPSLSISDAVSHFELIDGSDDTVGHSDSRGLVSNLVVESNDPSFASTFVNSGSQVLEQLSLGTMDQAGGGALLSSSVLELGSSSRSCFNSSSPMTIDVQLGDMGHGLLGSSQLSTINQTELTLGLGGENIRHHSEALEQPLSATPSPVGSLQDEDMDDFKRSVLVDYPMSISSSSVLSHMPSHPASPMSFSPTTARRGGIKSATLTSVTAAIGAKKGKKKKDPNEPQKPVSAYALFFRDTQAAIKGQNPNASFGEVSKIVASMWDSLAEEQKQVYKRKTEAAKKEYLKALASYKANQLSQLSTEEMGTAPSPPPSAVNPTPAAFSSSGHQAFHPANSLEENTITNICASNIILDVPEMTTRSRTGTNKTALVPAQTIAKIIISKHMLQTGGQVVTVLPGGVNTLQPTLVVSGTSRQPPPLQQMQSAPPPPRLQQMAPAPPPLQAKPRKESTTAGLSMSVTATPPPPLQIKIVPGSLLRAEALPIIVPTTAAGSSTATLSAESAPMSAQVVNADDVPGNPDEDEVTEVLPSEEDEVNESCDFGTRSVCARAGCSNPAVESKDWDKEYCSNECVATHCRDIFKAWCSIRSQAVGTVK, from the exons ATGGACCTTAATTTTTACTCGGACCTCTCGAGTGGATGTGCTCAAAATGCTGATTCGGAGTTCTTGGACAACCAAGCATATGGTGGATACCCCGAAGACAACAAG ttttcagaAGGCAGCGAAAGTTATCTCTCCATCAGTGGACCCGGCCATCCTTTTTTGTCTGCTGAG CAGACATTCCATACTCCCAGCCTCGGAGATGAGGTTTTTGAGATTCCCCCCATCTCCCTTGATCCAAACCCATCTCTGAGCATCAGTGATGCAGTTTCTCACTTTGAGCTAATAGATGGATCAGATGACACTGTGGGACATTCAGACTCCCGTGGCCTTGTTAGTAACCTGGTAGTTGAGTCCAATgacccttcctttgcttccacATTTGTCAACTCTGGGTCTCAAGtcctggagcagctcagcctggGGACAATGGACCAGGCTGGAGGGGGAGCCCTGCTTAGCTCTTCTGTTTTG GAACTGGGGAGTTCCAGTCGCTCATGTTTCAATAGTTCATCCCCCATGACAATTGACGTCCAACTTGGTGACATGGGTCATGGTCTTTTGGGAAGCAGTCAACTGAGTACAATTAATCAGACAGAGTTAACATTGGGCCTTGGGGGTGAAAATATAAGACATCACTCTGAGGCACTTGAACAGCCGTTGTCAGCAACACCATCTCCAGTTGGTTCCCTGCAGGATGAGGATATGGATGACTTCAAG AGGAGTGTACTGGTAGACTACCCAATGTCTATTTCGTCTTCATCTGTCCTCTCCCACATGCCCTCTCATCCAGCTTCCCCAATGTCTTTCTCCCCAACTACAGCCAGGAGAGGTGGGATTAAGTCAGCCACACTTACCTCAGTGACTGCGGCAATAGGtgcaaaaaaaggaaagaagaaaaaagatcCAAATGAACCACAGAAGCCTGTTTCGGCATATGCTCTTTTTTTTagagacacacaagcagccatTAAAGGTCAAAACCCTAATGCCTCTTTTGGTGAAGTGTCAAAGATAGTTGCATCTATGTGGGACAGCCTGGCTGAGGAACAGAAACAG GTGTACAAGAGAAAGACAGAAGCGGCCAAAAAGGAATATTTAAAAGCACTGGCATCTTATAAAGCCAACCAGCTCTCACAG CTTTCCACTGAAGAGATGGGCACGGCACCGTCACCACCTCCATCTGCAGTCAACCCAACACCTGCAGCCTTTTCCTCTTCTGGTCACCAGGCCTTCCACCCAGCTAATAGCCTTGAAGAGAACACAATCACCAACATCTGTGCCTCCAACATCATCCTGGACGTCCCAGAGATGACTACACGTTCTCgcacaggaacaaacaaaaccGCACTTGTTCCAGCACAAACTATTGCGAAGATCATAATTTCAAAGCACATGTTGCAGACAGGGGGTCAGGTGGTGACTGTCTTACCAGGAGGGGTCAACACTTTGCAGCCTACACTGGTTGTGTCAGGCACCTCTCGCCAGCCACCTCCGttgcagcagatgcagagtGCACCTCCTCCACCAAGACTCCAGCAAAtggcaccagcaccaccaccctTACAGGCCAAGCCTCGCAAGGAAAGCACCACGGCAGGCCTTTCTATGTCTGTcactgctactcctccacctccactgcagATAAAAATTGTTCCAGGTTCTCTGCTGCGTGCAGAGGCCTTGCCAATTATTGTCCCAACTACAGCAGCTGGTTCATCTACTGCAACTTTATCTGCAGAATCTGCACCAATGTCTGCGCAGGTGGTGAATGCTGACGATGTGCCAGGCAATCCAGATGAGGATGAAGTTACAGAAGTGCTACCTTCAGAGGAG GACGAAGTGAATGAGTCCTGTGATTTTGGAACTAGAAGTGTGTGTGCAAGGGCAGGATGCAGCAACCCAGCCGTTGAGAGTAAAGACTGGGACAAAGAGTACTGCAGCAACGAATGTGTGGCCACTCATTGCAG aGACATATTCAAAGCATGGTGCTCGATTAGGAGTCAGGCTGTTGGAACAGTGAAGTAA